gtactttaatttttgtcaattttatgttgaatttatattattatttttaataggcaTTTGGACTTTATGAATTTACTGACATACGATTATCATTCATCGTTTGAACCAGCAGTGAATCACCATTCTCCCCTCTACCCCTTGGAAGAAGATTCAGAATATAACTTTGACGCAAAACTTAATATAGTAATTTGgactttgtttttaattatataaatgctaactattatttacttacaataacttttattataattattatatctttataaaaatataggatCATACAATCAAACATTATCTTGCTTCTGGAGCCGATAAAGAAAAACTGGTCCTTGGTATTCCAACTTACGGTAGATCGTATACACTTTTTAATAGAGAGAGTAAAGACATAGGAGCTCCATCAGATGGTCCTGGGGAAAAAGGAGAAGCCACTAGAGAAAAAGGATACTTGGCCTACTATGAGGTATGGATGAAAATATAACAttcttaaaatatgattttcagTTGCCTAAGATATATTTATAGGCCTCTGGTTAATATTCATGTATATATACAGAATTGGTGActatgtttttcaattttcccaaaatattagttattagatattAACACACGAAAACGAGAAAACAAAGTtgcaaatattgtataaattgtattcgtATAATACACAGAGTAAAGTGCAAACGATATGTACTCATAGCATTTTTGCGAAAGGTTTAAatagtatactaaaaataaatatttatcaaatattcaaacttctaatcattataatttatactgaataaATACAAGCAGTATATTAACACATTCATATCACATGATATTAGTCTGTTAGGTaggactaaaatatattatacatatattgtatagtaaaagCAGTTAAACAGGTGcatattttattcttcaaaGTTTCAAACActatgacaaaaattgaaaatttagatgTTTTTAATAGAACTGACAATACAACACtatttataacattgaattgttattattatattgtatcgtattaattattattttatcattaattatattatctaacatTAGTCGGCTCTTttctttaattaaaacaataatatgttttcaaattaccaataacataaatattacaatttaattatttatatcatagtaatatattatgcaaggtGAAACATAAAGACTTGACaaatgaaattacttttttccttatcaatatttaaacatatattttttttatatatttagtataaatatataatttatagacgctcgcgtttcaaatatctacagtatacattttttttatgtttactgaaaataaaatttcaaaatagccaatttttaaatataatttttggcaaATGTTGACagtaaaaacgtttatttgttaagtagatagtttaatttttacaattatttttaaatatcaatattttttggagtaaattaatttaaaacgtaataaatattttcaaaatattcttttcgGGAATTTTCTGACAAGTATATTTCTTTAACTATTTACTATTCAcacaattttcatataatttttgtagcattcaatatgtaattaacatatgatttaaataaaaacttataaaatgtctatttattttaactgattATTATGAGCAATCAGATACCTATGTTTGTGGCAaccgttatatatttataaaattatgtcagTGCCCTCTGCCCAatgttaatatatcatatatatggaaacatgaaatatttttctaatatcttgtcatgtatataaaataacacaataatacatatgCGGGTATaatgttttacttttactaGATTTgtggaaatttgaaaaaagatgATTCCTGGACTATCGAACAACCAAAACCAAAAGCAATGGGACCTTATGCATACAAAGATAATCAATGGGTTGGATATGACGACGaagaatttgttaaattaaaggTATGATTGAATGTAGAAAacattactattgtctattattatatattacttttattgttaGCAAATACGATTTAATTATAATGCGTTTTTAATTAGGCTAAATATGTAAATGAAAACGATTTGGGAGGTATAATGTTTTGGTCAATTGACAATGATGACTTTAGAGGAAGTTGTCATAGTAGACCATATCCACTAATTGAAGCAGGCAAAGAAGCTCTACTTGGGTATGTATCATACAAATatgatgtatacaattattcatatgataaaaataatatatattttaattctatacaaatacattttagtgatTCGAAAGTAGCACCAAGTCAAGGAAAAGAAACAAAAACTACCTTATCAAAATCCCGACCAAAACCAAGACCAGTGGCAAGAACTACTACTACATCAGCTCCACAAGAAAAGTCTGATGTGTCTACAACTACTCCAGAACCACCTACTACACCTGATACCGGAACTGGTAAGTTTAATAACTggttagttatttaaaattatacatttttataattatatgtatgttaACCGTAAATAAACATCTTTGTTTTAAAGATTTTACCTGTAAGGATGAAGGATTCTTTCCACATCCACGTGAATGCAAAAAGTATTTTTGGTGTTTGGACAGCGGTCCATCAAATTTAGGAATTGTAGCTCATCAATTTACATGTCCTTCTGGATTAGTGTTCAACAAAATATCAGATTCTTGTGATTACACTAGAAACGTTGTCTGTAAAGATAAGAAAACTTCTGATACAACAACCAcaactacaacaacaacaacaacacccAAACCAATTAAATCTGGGATAAAAACCACTACTACTACAACTACCACATCAACAACTCAGACTCCAGAAGTAGAAGATGACAGTGAAGACGAGTTTGAGGAAGAAGAAGATCCtaaagaaataaaacaattgataaCTTTGATTAagaaattaggtatttatacaattagttaaaaatgtccATGGTTTATTGCAAGTTAGGACttctgttaataattatatttatataggtggtGTGGCAGAGTTAGAAAAACAACTTAATATTAAGGATGGGTCAACTGAAGTAACAACTCCAGCAATAAGCAAATCactttataataaagttttaaaattacctcccaataggtaaattatatcttataatgaatgtagtttatttttaaaaaaataattaattatgcagGTTTCAGTCCTCGTACATAAATGGACCTGGTCCCCAAAGTGAAGGGTTGGACAAAAAAGATGATAGTATAGATTATAAGAAAGACAAACCTCAATATGTCACAATTAGACGTCAAAGGTTTGTATTTTGATATGCCAATTAAATAgaacttaatattaattgtttttgaacaATAACATTACCTATTTCAGGCCTTCTAAAGATGTAGTTGATAACATCAAAGAATCAGAAGAAGAGGATATTCCTACTGATGCAACTACTGAAAGATTCAAGCCAACATATAAAACAGTTGATAGAACCCGATTCCGTGATTTAGGAGAAGTAGCTGATGAAAATTCTGAAAGTGATTCATTGCCCAAGTATACCACAATTAGTCGGACTAAATCATCAGAAAGTAATCCCGAAGAAACAACGAGTCCAAAATATGTTACTTTGCGTAGACAGAGACCAACTAACAAAGAAGATGAAATAAGTGATGAAGAAATCACTCCAGTTGCAGTATCATCTACATCACAAGCACCAAGGTATATCACacaatcgtaaaatattaaaacataacattatttattgtgtgttataaatatatgtataggtatatatattattatatagccattAGCCAATTAATCatgatatattttaggtatgttTCATTATTAAGGCAAAGAAGTACAACCACTACTACAACACCCGATGATAGATTGATTGAAACAACCACGAAAGATAATGTTGAAGAACcgagagaaaataaaaatactaaggTGAGTCAAATGACTTTAACAACAGAGTCTAGCATAATTAGCACCATCTTATTCAATACTGAACCATTTACCGAGACAATCGCAACAACCGTATACGTTCCTACATTTACTACTGCAAAAAATAGTGAGACTTCAAAAATTCTAACATTAATTACTGAAAAAATGAGTGATACGTCAAGTACAGCCAAAGCCCCAGTGTCAATTGATTCaaccataaataatagtataagtacTACAAAAGCACCAACATCGACTGTCACTAATGTTGTTACATCTATATATGAAGCTGCTACAGAAAGGCAAAGAGTTcgtgtaaaaaatattcaaaactttttattagaGCATAAAAAAACTGAACCAGTTACTCAATCAGTCACACACACTACAACTCCACTAACTACTACTTTATCTACAACAATGGAAAATATAGCTCCAGTTGAAGAACCAACTCAGAAATCAATACTTAAAGGTAGATTTGGAGGTCCTGTACATTTCAGACCAACTCTAAGAAAATTAATAGGCATTCCAGAAAACAATGGAACGACAACAGAGAAATTCATTGAAGCAACGACAGAAAAAATAGTTGAAAGTACTACcgagaaaaaaaatcgtttaaataaatatactaacaGATTTATCAGACCAGCTAGTAATTTTAGTACAGAAAATATAAGTACCactagtaaaatatttgtaacatcAACTACTGAAAGCACGTCAGAATCAAGTACGAGGCAAATTAATAGATTTAGACAAACAACTAGCAGTGCCACAGACAAACAACTACCGTTAACTAGAAAGTTTGTAGCTAGATACAGACAAAGAACAACAGAGTTACCAGTGATAAACAATACTGAAGTACAAGAAGTACAAAGGTCACGATTTTTTAGAAGCCGTAGACCAATTTCTTCTACCACAACTACAACAGAAGAAACAATAACAGAACTATTAAATGTTGAAGAAAATGCAGATAATGTTCGTTATGAAACGACACCATACACTCCTACTACAATGCATGTCCCAACTACAAACGTCGAAGAAATTTCGACAAACGatgaggaaataaaaaaaacaacaatcgaTAGTTTTGAGCCAATAAAATACAGTACAActgaaattacaacaataatacagCCAATCACTAATAAAATAACCAAGTCTTTCAGAGGATCCGTGCGAGCAAACGACGGATTTCAGGAtagtaatattgataaatcaCGATCTCCGTCATTAGGCAGACAAAATTCAAGATTTTTAAAAGaggaacaaaaaatattatttattagagttATGCCTTCGCCAGATGGACGATCTCAAAATGAGTTTACGTCAAATCCTGTCAAAAATATAACTAGAAATCGGGGTAGAGTCAGAGCATATGATTCTCTAGAACTTAATACTCTGACCGATGAGTTGACGAATGAAGACCGACCA
This portion of the Acyrthosiphon pisum isolate AL4f chromosome A1, pea_aphid_22Mar2018_4r6ur, whole genome shotgun sequence genome encodes:
- the LOC100160065 gene encoding flocculation protein FLO11 isoform X2, with protein sequence MQFLPWLLIFGSIIISDAEHDIQKRESSNQKKVVCYYTNWSVYRPGTAKFSPQNINPYLCTHLIYAFGGLDKENGLRPYDKYQDIEQGGYAKFNGLKTYNKNLKTLLAIGGWNEGSARFSKLVDDEDKRKEFVKNVIKFLRQNNFDGLDLDWEYPAYRDGSKPSDKENYASLVKELREEFNRESSKTGRSRLLLTMAVPAGIEYIDKGYDIPELNKHLDFMNLLTYDYHSSFEPAVNHHSPLYPLEEDSEYNFDAKLNIDHTIKHYLASGADKEKLVLGIPTYGRSYTLFNRESKDIGAPSDGPGEKGEATREKGYLAYYEICGNLKKDDSWTIEQPKPKAMGPYAYKDNQWVGYDDEEFVKLKAKYVNENDLGGIMFWSIDNDDFRGSCHSRPYPLIEAGKEALLGDSKVAPSQGKETKTTLSKSRPKPRPVARTTTTSAPQEKSDVSTTTPEPPTTPDTGTDFTCKDEGFFPHPRECKKYFWCLDSGPSNLGIVAHQFTCPSGLVFNKISDSCDYTRNVVCKDKKTSDTTTTTTTTTTTPKPIKSGIKTTTTTTTTSTTQTPEVEDDSEDEFEEEEDPKEIKQLITLIKKLGGVAELEKQLNIKDGSTEVTTPAISKSLYNKVLKLPPNRFQSSYINGPGPQSEGLDKKDDSIDYKKDKPQYVTIRRQRPSKDVVDNIKESEEEDIPTDATTERFKPTYKTVDRTRFRDLGEVADENSESDSLPKYTTISRTKSSESNPEETTSPKYVTLRRQRPTNKEDEISDEEITPVAVSSTSQAPRYVSLLRQRSTTTTTTPDDRLIETTTKDNVEEPRENKNTKVSQMTLTTESSIISTILFNTEPFTETIATTVYVPTFTTAKNSETSKILTLITEKMSDTSSTAKAPVSIDSTINNSISTTKAPTSTVTNVVTSIYEAATERQRVRVKNIQNFLLEHKKTEPVTQSVTHTTTPLTTTLSTTMENIAPVEEPTQKSILKGRFGGPVHFRPTLRKLIGIPENNGTTTEKFIEATTEKIVESTTEKKNRLNKYTNRFIRPASNFSTENISTTSKIFVTSTTESTSESSTRQINRFRQTTSSATDKQLPLTRKFVARYRQRTTELPVINNTEVQEVQRSRFFRSRRPISSTTTTTEETITELLNVEENADNVRYETTPYTPTTMHVPTTNVEEISTNDEEIKKTTIDSFEPIKYSTTEITTIIQPITNKITKSFRGSVRANDGFQDSNIDKSRSPSLGRQNSRFLKEEQKILFIRVMPSPDGRSQNEFTSNPVKNITRNRGRVRAYDSLELNTLTDELTNEDRPNELFRGSETKFRPTTTSTTTESTEEIQKDRIRQRITRPVQRSTTTTTTTEESPPSSSATESYSSKVNRRRKFRPEYTTTSTSSYEEEITTQKTRNPERRFRSRTPLLKNTITTSTTPETLEDSDREFFSTSSQPYFDDSSLFAKTRDDRKIGGSTEDLANTAVVAIHTLATAPPSDYEFRPSTHSPQQSVFRETTQNREYFEPQAPHSIDSFDVVQPARLPEQSLRQSAQPQLPPPPPPSIKLPAVSFQPAPFQPSPFQAGPFQPVPYPGLPFQANNAFAPVARQSPTTALPPATSRQTFILRRGPSRTTPLGTAATSAPPQYLNDNTQEQYADYSEPEQASDSSEQRVALKGKVRIHGDGYIECLDMGSFPHPFSCQKFISCAKTEYGALFGWEYTCPKGLSFDQVGGICNWSSGPVCNN
- the LOC100160065 gene encoding flocculation protein FLO11 isoform X1, whose amino-acid sequence is MQFLPWLLIFGSIIISDAEHDIQKRESSNQKKVVCYYTNWSVYRPGTAKFSPQNINPYLCTHLIYAFGGLDKENGLRPYDKYQDIEQGGYAKFNGLKTYNKNLKTLLAIGGWNEGSARFSKLVDDEDKRKEFVKNVIKFLRQNNFDGLDLDWEYPAYRDGSKPSDKENYASLVKELREEFNRESSKTGRSRLLLTMAVPAGIEYIDKGYDIPELNKHLDFMNLLTYDYHSSFEPAVNHHSPLYPLEEDSEYNFDAKLNIDHTIKHYLASGADKEKLVLGIPTYGRSYTLFNRESKDIGAPSDGPGEKGEATREKGYLAYYEICGNLKKDDSWTIEQPKPKAMGPYAYKDNQWVGYDDEEFVKLKAKYVNENDLGGIMFWSIDNDDFRGSCHSRPYPLIEAGKEALLGYVSYKYDVYNYSYDKNNIYFNSIQIHFSDSKVAPSQGKETKTTLSKSRPKPRPVARTTTTSAPQEKSDVSTTTPEPPTTPDTGTDFTCKDEGFFPHPRECKKYFWCLDSGPSNLGIVAHQFTCPSGLVFNKISDSCDYTRNVVCKDKKTSDTTTTTTTTTTTPKPIKSGIKTTTTTTTTSTTQTPEVEDDSEDEFEEEEDPKEIKQLITLIKKLGGVAELEKQLNIKDGSTEVTTPAISKSLYNKVLKLPPNRFQSSYINGPGPQSEGLDKKDDSIDYKKDKPQYVTIRRQRPSKDVVDNIKESEEEDIPTDATTERFKPTYKTVDRTRFRDLGEVADENSESDSLPKYTTISRTKSSESNPEETTSPKYVTLRRQRPTNKEDEISDEEITPVAVSSTSQAPRYVSLLRQRSTTTTTTPDDRLIETTTKDNVEEPRENKNTKVSQMTLTTESSIISTILFNTEPFTETIATTVYVPTFTTAKNSETSKILTLITEKMSDTSSTAKAPVSIDSTINNSISTTKAPTSTVTNVVTSIYEAATERQRVRVKNIQNFLLEHKKTEPVTQSVTHTTTPLTTTLSTTMENIAPVEEPTQKSILKGRFGGPVHFRPTLRKLIGIPENNGTTTEKFIEATTEKIVESTTEKKNRLNKYTNRFIRPASNFSTENISTTSKIFVTSTTESTSESSTRQINRFRQTTSSATDKQLPLTRKFVARYRQRTTELPVINNTEVQEVQRSRFFRSRRPISSTTTTTEETITELLNVEENADNVRYETTPYTPTTMHVPTTNVEEISTNDEEIKKTTIDSFEPIKYSTTEITTIIQPITNKITKSFRGSVRANDGFQDSNIDKSRSPSLGRQNSRFLKEEQKILFIRVMPSPDGRSQNEFTSNPVKNITRNRGRVRAYDSLELNTLTDELTNEDRPNELFRGSETKFRPTTTSTTTESTEEIQKDRIRQRITRPVQRSTTTTTTTEESPPSSSATESYSSKVNRRRKFRPEYTTTSTSSYEEEITTQKTRNPERRFRSRTPLLKNTITTSTTPETLEDSDREFFSTSSQPYFDDSSLFAKTRDDRKIGGSTEDLANTAVVAIHTLATAPPSDYEFRPSTHSPQQSVFRETTQNREYFEPQAPHSIDSFDVVQPARLPEQSLRQSAQPQLPPPPPPSIKLPAVSFQPAPFQPSPFQAGPFQPVPYPGLPFQANNAFAPVARQSPTTALPPATSRQTFILRRGPSRTTPLGTAATSAPPQYLNDNTQEQYADYSEPEQASDSSEQRVALKGKVRIHGDGYIECLDMGSFPHPFSCQKFISCAKTEYGALFGWEYTCPKGLSFDQVGGICNWSSGPVCNN
- the LOC100160065 gene encoding mucin-5AC isoform X3; translated protein: MQFLPWLLIFGSIIISDAEHDIQKRESSNQKKVVCYYTNWSVYRPGTAKFSPQNINPYLCTHLIYAFGGLDKENGLRPYDKYQDIEQGGYAKFNGLKTYNKNLKTLLAIGGWNEGSARFSKLVDDEDKRKEFVKNVIKFLRQNNFDGLDLDWEYPAYRDGSKPSDKENYASLVKELREEFNRESSKTGRSRLLLTMAVPAGIEYIDKGYDIPELNKHLDFMNLLTYDYHSSFEPAVNHHSPLYPLEEDSEYNFDAKLNIDHTIKHYLASGADKEKLVLGIPTYGRSYTLFNRESKDIGAPSDGPGEKGEATREKGYLAYYEICGNLKKDDSWTIEQPKPKAMGPYAYKDNQWVGYDDEEFVKLKAKYVNENDLGGIMFWSIDNDDFRGSCHSRPYPLIEAGKEALLGYVSYKYDVYNYSYDKNNIYFNSIQIHFSDSKVAPSQGKETKTTLSKSRPKPRPVARTTTTSAPQEKSDVSTTTPEPPTTPDTGTDFTCKDEGFFPHPRECKKYFWCLDSGPSNLGIVAHQFTCPSGLVFNKISDSCDYTRNVVCKDKKTSDTTTTTTTTTTTPKPIKSGIKTTTTTTTTSTTQTPEVEDDSEDEFEEEEDPKEIKQLITLIKKLGGVAELEKQLNIKDGSTEVTTPAISKSLYNKVLKLPPNRFQSSYINGPGPQSEGLDKKDDSIDYKKDKPQYVTIRRQRPSKDVVDNIKESEEEDIPTDATTERFKPTYKTVDRTRFRDLGEVADENSESDSLPKYTTISRTKSSESNPEETTSPKYVTLRRQRPTNKEDEISDEEITPVAVSSTSQAPRYVSLLRQRSTTTTTTPDDRLIETTTKDNVEEPRENKNTKIQKDRIRQRITRPVQRSTTTTTTTEESPPSSSATESYSSKVNRRRKFRPEYTTTSTSSYEEEITTQKTRNPERRFRSRTPLLKNTITTSTTPETLEDSDREFFSTSSQPYFDDSSLFAKTRDDRKIGGSTEDLANTAVVAIHTLATAPPSDYEFRPSTHSPQQSVFRETTQNREYFEPQAPHSIDSFDVVQPARLPEQSLRQSAQPQLPPPPPPSIKLPAVSFQPAPFQPSPFQAGPFQPVPYPGLPFQANNAFAPVARQSPTTALPPATSRQTFILRRGPSRTTPLGTAATSAPPQYLNDNTQEQYADYSEPEQASDSSEQRVALKGKVRIHGDGYIECLDMGSFPHPFSCQKFISCAKTEYGALFGWEYTCPKGLSFDQVGGICNWSSGPVCNN